A region from the Candidatus Bathyarchaeia archaeon genome encodes:
- a CDS encoding ribbon-helix-helix domain-containing protein, protein MARKVKVSASIEQEDLERLEDLSRETGKSISSIVCMAVKEFLEKRLKGGKSVE, encoded by the coding sequence TTGGCTCGTAAAGTCAAGGTTTCAGCCTCTATCGAGCAGGAAGACCTTGAGAGGCTTGAGGATTTAAGCCGTGAAACAGGCAAGTCGATAAGCTCCATTGTTTGCATGGCCGTTAAGGAGTTTTTGGAAAAGAGGCTTAAAGGAGGGAAGAGTGTTGAGTGA
- a CDS encoding DNA repair and recombination protein RadA has protein sequence MSEAVSQISECEFEEFRDPLLKLKGVTPEFAALLKEAGYYTLESIAAEVPHFLFQRIGEKMGFSLDKAEALIREARSKLDIRILSAKELYEEELRRKTIPTGSRALDEILGGGIRTQEITEVCGSYACGKTELVYTTAVLAPKALGGDVLILDTEATLSVTRIRQIAKARDLNPDEAISPIHLRRVPSSSDLTATLETAHKFIKEKGIRYLAIDSFVSPFRREYPGRELLCPRQQKLNYAIGLLIKLARAYDMAVLVTNQVQATPVAQYTTTRPEFLKPPIGGYVMAYGANNRIYLQETDKPNVSIATLIDSSYLPRQSRTIRITERGIEDAD, from the coding sequence TTGAGTGAAGCTGTTAGCCAAATAAGCGAGTGCGAGTTCGAAGAGTTTAGGGATCCCCTCCTAAAGCTCAAAGGTGTAACGCCCGAGTTTGCAGCCCTGCTCAAGGAGGCGGGCTATTATACTTTAGAGTCGATTGCTGCTGAGGTTCCCCACTTTCTATTTCAAAGAATCGGCGAGAAAATGGGTTTTAGCCTCGATAAGGCTGAGGCTCTCATTAGGGAGGCGCGAAGCAAACTTGACATCCGCATATTGTCGGCTAAAGAGCTTTACGAGGAAGAGCTTAGGCGCAAAACAATTCCGACGGGCTCAAGGGCTCTTGACGAGATTTTGGGCGGCGGTATAAGAACTCAGGAGATTACTGAGGTTTGTGGAAGCTACGCTTGCGGCAAAACAGAGCTTGTATACACAACAGCCGTTTTAGCGCCTAAAGCCTTAGGCGGAGACGTTCTAATCTTGGACACGGAGGCCACCCTAAGCGTAACCCGAATACGCCAAATCGCAAAGGCGAGGGATCTTAACCCAGACGAGGCGATAAGCCCCATCCACCTGCGGAGGGTTCCCTCATCCTCAGACCTTACAGCAACCCTTGAAACAGCCCACAAGTTCATCAAAGAAAAAGGCATCCGCTACCTGGCCATTGACAGCTTTGTATCCCCTTTTAGAAGGGAGTATCCTGGACGCGAGCTATTATGCCCAAGGCAGCAGAAGCTGAACTACGCCATCGGCCTACTAATAAAACTGGCAAGGGCTTACGACATGGCTGTCCTCGTAACAAACCAGGTTCAGGCAACCCCAGTAGCCCAGTACACAACAACAAGACCCGAGTTTTTGAAACCGCCTATAGGCGGTTACGTAATGGCGTATGGAGCCAACAACCGCATATACCTACAAGAAACCGACAAGCCAAACGTCAGCATAGCCACGCTAATAGACTCAAGCTACCTTCCACGGCAAAGCAGAACCATAAGGATAACTGAAAGGGGAATAGAAGACGCAGATTAG